The genomic segment taaaaatattcattttatatttgaagatagaaataaattataaattttttttttttattaaatggaTACTGATACAAGCATATTACCTGGAATTAAAAGACAAATAACATTACAACGTTCAAAAACATTTCTAGCGTTACTTTTATTGGTaagttataatatattatttattaattttttttaattatatagaTATTTGGATGggttattaatattattacccTTGCATGGGTACATGATCGTGTACCAAGAAATTATGAACCATTACCAGATTTGTTTTTCAGTATATTTCCAGAGATTCCAGAAACAATTCGAATCACAGaatttataatgttatttatGGTTATTAATGCACTTGGAGTTATCTATTTTCATCAACATCGTTGGATTGTAGGAAGAAGagtatttttatgtattgcaatatcatatatatttagagCCATATGTATTTGTTTACTTCAAGTTCCTGTACCATCAAAAAATACTTACTGTGCACCACAAGAAATTAGTAGTTTTTCAGTTGTATCAAGAAGAGTTATTACTACATTTTGGTCAGCTGGAATTGAATTTCTTAGGCCAAGAATATTATGTGGTGATCTTTTAGTATCTGGTCATACTATATGTTTATTTACAGCtctttatacttttaaacaTTATGCACCACAGAAATTGCGTGTTTTAAGTTggtttataaattaattttatatataatattaattaatcattttagatattttatatagaaTTATGGCATTAATAGCAATTATTTGTATCTTATTTGCCCGTAAACATTATTCTATTGATGTATTTTTAGGATATATTGTAGCAACAAATGTCTTTAGAATTTATCATTCATTAATGTATAGTTTTCATCAAAATGAAATggataaaaatcttttatcacaaaatatattatcaggTATGGTAGcatattttgaaaaagatGCTTTACCACCATACCTATTTGCAAATATATTTGAAGTACCatcattaataaatgataaatatttttctaaattttgtGGATACAAAAAAGAATTACGCAATCTTgacatttaataattttttaataaaatttaccagcaaaattatttttgaaattatattcaattttttttttgtacttaAACCATTAACTGTATATTGTATGCATCGAAAAAtagaattatataaattcattattaataaaaaatacacttttttttctatatagtTACGATtctttttatgaaaaaaaatttgatatatatgTCATCAATTagattatttctttaaaattgcatttttattatatatattatcataatttttgatatgtTGTCATTTTactgttaaaatattaaaattaaaatattttgtattagtatgtttaatatttgtacATTTGTAATACCATTAAGTTATATGATAAggcaaaaagaaaaaagataaatttaactTAATTACTTCtagttttttctttttttattcattagtTTTATAAAGTC from the Strongyloides ratti genome assembly S_ratti_ED321, chromosome : X genome contains:
- a CDS encoding Sphingomyelin synthase-like domain-containing protein; its protein translation is MDTDTSILPGIKRQITLQRSKTFLALLLLIFGWVINIITLAWVHDRVPRNYEPLPDLFFSIFPEIPETIRITEFIMLFMVINALGVIYFHQHRWIVGRRVFLCIAISYIFRAICICLLQVPVPSKNTYCAPQEISSFSVVSRRVITTFWSAGIEFLRPRILCGDLLVSGHTICLFTALYTFKHYAPQKLRVLNILYRIMALIAIICILFARKHYSIDVFLGYIVATNVFRIYHSLMYSFHQNEMDKNLLSQNILSGMVAYFEKDALPPYLFANIFEVPSLINDKYFSKFCGYKKELRNLDI